A stretch of Arachis hypogaea cultivar Tifrunner chromosome 15, arahy.Tifrunner.gnm2.J5K5, whole genome shotgun sequence DNA encodes these proteins:
- the LOC112749468 gene encoding uncharacterized protein isoform X2, whose protein sequence is METLAHSRQPNKPAVPLSGKINAGGFSGKTLYDDIYGGPPPKLVASGLSPRFEDYSEIFGSFHAPRASSIPVLDLPAVDEADAFFDPRSSAFSYTEVFGALDFAASFEDLFHQPNGFDGVSSDEAWTPEDTDSFSGESDHFANNQTMPNRDYFQSVDGDTEFNISYHNANGASTEHRSKGKSHMTQMHEIPGSTLVYDETIMFHKNDPSFGADKVKANHPRKTSRPRNFTSRERAFLSDVNLHNDSHSAEMFITVSDISLRSMPSQVPPPSRPPPILDAKNRDPYGFHPNSRQVASEETRRDTSPPLFDVEVDTNASAAATKEATQKGEARLQSAKEMKERKKGAHDSRVESSYDVKDSERKTRSNCFNDGTLQETCDRRTSKLRFSASDERQKGGKAAPETPDTMEGKRILNMFTEEHPNESRSSQESDRSNGDVTWKEETEFFELVGTDESRKRTQPTKPTKILVQDTRIHGNSHKGIVAAPGMQEGYKKVIATEEYYQEEEYEQKFNAAKEVDQTNKNILGPKASNEEYNQNKQVKKGKVTEIFEQEENEKGVRVAPQNGKTEKNATEADQSGSLKDVPKMRDKVQKQLHIKKLEVVDRQTSSEVQLGERLEENKKKLKEAEKQSQSVKTQKQPDKIKENGKRQREALVFGQAGDKEKLKDSVELEENEEQLKEEFEMEVNEIRLQEDFKQREKQAYERDLNKREHNEAFDGYGDRNTQAGDNEGTQNVLHQAPREEWNADMLNEALRKNEFESSSTQTFDGEGSSIVSNEEGNHTDRFENMGNDVSGMGEDNNSGSKDLDQMQGIEVKGNMKIAKATDETLEEEIGKNLLAAQSASIRLENIGKLKVSQEPVADKEIGKTRSECKGQETKLEDLRVENQAANKKVRVPEIILGDKQDLRPTSGKVDDGMMKADYGRNTAAKGGTMLEAVNVQGTAQSTEIKEKSLNETSATVPKDAERMRRERESEKDRLRKIEEEQDREREREREREKDRMAVDKAMLEVEREREREKDRMAVDRATFEARDRAYAEACERAERAAFERATAEARQRALAEARERLEKACAEARDWSYADKVATEARLKAERAAVERATAEAQERAKEKLKVERAAFESRERLQRSVSDQYAASSRNCGTQVCSPSFQNFSSSAGSRHPYSLYGASSFSERSEVEGESARRCRSRLERHRRTAERAAKALAEKNMRDHLAQKEQAERHRLAETLDAEVKRWSSGKEGNLRALLSTLQYILGPDSGWQPIPLTEVITSAAVKKAYRKATLCVHPDKLQQRGASVQHKYICEKVFDLLKDAWNKFNSEER, encoded by the exons ATGGAAACGTTGGCGCATTCTCGGCAACCAAACAAGCCTGCCGTTCCTCTCTCCGGCAAGATCAACGCCGGAGGATTCTCCGGGAAGACCTTATACGACGACATCTACGGCGGTCCTCCTCCCAAGCTCGTCGCTTCGGGCCTATCCCCTCGCTTTGAAGACTACAGCGAGATTTTTGGAAGCTTCCACGCACCACGCGCCTCTTCCATCCCCGTGCTGGATCTTCCGGCGGTCGACGAGGCCGACGCCTTCTTTGATCCCCGGAGCTCTGCTTTCAGCTACACCGAAGTTTTCGGAGCCCTTGATTTTGCGGCTTCCTTCGAGGACTTGTTTCACCAACCAAATGGCTTCGACGGCGTTTCTTCTGACGAAGCATG GACTCCTGAAGACACTGACTCATTCTCTGGAGAGTCAGACCATTTCGCAAATAACCAAACCATGCCAAATAGAGATTATTTCCAGTCTGTTGATGGTGATACAGAGTTCAACATTTCGTATCATAACGCCAATGGTGCAAGCACTGAACATAGATCAAAGGGCAAAAGCCACATGACTCAGATGCATGAAATTCCTGGTTCCACTCTAGTATATGATGAAACCATAATGTTTCATAAGAATGATCCATCATTTGGTGCAGACAAGGTGAAGGCTAACCATCCCAGGAAAACGTCACGTCCACGTAATTTTACTTCTAGGGAACGGGCTTTTCTTAGTGATGTAAATCTTCACAATGATTCTCATTCCGCCGAGATGTTCATAACTGTATCCGATATCAGCCTCAGAAGTATGCCATCTCAGGTGCCACCACCCTCTCGTCCACCTCCTATACTAGATGCCAAAAATAGGGACCCTTATGGATTTCATCCAAATAGTAGGCAGGTTGCTTCTGAAGAGACACGGCGTGACACTTCACCACCTTTATTTGATGTGGAGGTTGATACAAATGCATCTGCTGCTGCTACAAAAGAAGCAACGCAAAAAGGTGAAGCAAGACTCCAGAGTGCCAAAGAaatgaaagagagaaagaagggggCTCATGATAGCCGTGTAGAATCAAGTTATGATGTAAAAGATAGTGAAAGGAAGACTAGATCAAATTGTTTCAATGATGGGACATTGCAGGAGACTTGTGATAGGAGAACTTCCAAATTGAGATTTTCTGCTTCAGATGAAAGACAGAAAGGAGGGAAGGCCGCCCCCGAAACTCCAGATACAATGGAAGGGAAAAGAATTTTAAACATGTTCACTGAAGAGCATCCAAATGAATCCCGGTCATCTCAGGAATCAGATAGAAGTAATGGAGATGTTACATGGAAAGAAGAAACGGAGTTTTTTGAATTGGTCGGAACAGATGAATCTCGAAAGAGAACTCAGCCAACAAAGCCTACTAAAATTTTGGTGCAAGATACCAGAATCCATGGCAATAGCCACAAGGGAATAGTGGCAGCACCTGGTATGCAAGAAGGGTATAAGAAAGTAATAGCAACTGAGGAATATTATCAAGAGGAGGAATACGAGCAGAAATTTAATGCTGCAAAAGAGGTGGATCAAACCAACAAGAACATTCTGGGACCTAAAGCATCTAATGAGGAGTACAACCAAAACAAACAGGTGAAGAAGGGAAAGGTCACCGAGATATTTGAGCAGGAAGAGAATGAGAAGGGTGTAAGAGTGGCACCCCAGAATGGAAAAACTGAGAAGAATGCAACTGAAGCGGACCAATCAGGAAGCTTAAAAGATGTGCCTAAGATGCGAGACAAAGTGCAAAAACAATTGCACATTAAGAAATTGGAAGTGGTTGATAGACAAACATCAAGTGAAGTCCAGTTGGGGGAGAGGCTCgaggaaaataagaagaaactgaAAGAGGCTGAAAAGCAAAGTCAGAGTGTGAAAACGCAGAAGCAGCCtgacaaaatcaaagaaaatggaaaaagacaaagagaagctTTAGTTTTTGGACAAGCAGGGGATAAGGAAAAACTGAAAGATTCTGTGGAGCTAGAAGAGAATGAAGAGCAACTTAAAGAAGAATTTGAAATGGAGGTTAATGAGATAAGACTGCAAGAGGATTTTAAGCAGAGGGAAAAGCAAGCATATGAAAGAGATCTAAACAAAAGGGAACATAATGAGGCTTTTGATGGGTATGGAGACAGGAATACACAAGCTGGTGACAATGAAGGAACCCAGAATGTTCtgcatcaagctccaagagaagAATGGAATGCTGACATGTTGAACGAGGCTCTAAGGAAAAATGAATTTGAAAGCTCATCAACCCAGACATTTGATGGGGAAGGAAGTTCAATTGTATCAAATGAGGAGGGTAATCACACAGATCGTTTTGAGAATATGGGCAACGATGTTAGTGGAATGGGAGAGGATAACAACTCTGGCAGCAAAGATTTGGATCAAATGCAGGGTATTGAAGTAAAGGGCAACATGAAGATTGCTAAAGCAACTGATGAGACATTAGAAGAAGAGATTGGCAAAAACCTTTTAGCTGCTCAGTCAGCTTCCATCCGATTAGAAAATATTGGAAAACTGAAGGTATCTCAAGAACCTGTTGCTGATAAAGAAATTGGAAAAACAAGATCTGAATGCAAAGGTCAAGAGACTAAACTGGAAGATCTAAGGGTGGAAAATCAAGCGGCAAATAAAAAAGTCAGAGTGCCTGAAATAATCCTAGGTGATAAACAGGATTTGCGGCCCACATCAGGAAAGGTGGATGATGGCATGATGAAGGCTGATTATGGAAGGAATACAGCAGCTAAAGGTGGCACAATGCTGGAAGCTGTAAATGTCCAGGGAACTGCTCAATCTAcagagataaaagaaaaaagtCTCAATGAAACTTCTGCCACTGTACCAAAGGATGCTGaaagaatgagaagagaaagagagtcaGAAAAAGACCGTCTTAGAAAGATAGAAGAGGAGCAGGAcagggaaagggaaagggaaagggaaagagaAAAAGACAGAATGGCTGTTGACAAAGCAATGCTAGAGGTTGAGAGGGAAAGGGAAAGAGAAAAAGATAGGATGGCTGTTGATAGAGCAACTTTCGAGGCTCGTGACAGGGCATATGCTGAAGCTTGTGAGAGAGCAGAAAGGGCTGCATTTGAGAGAGCAACTGCGGAAGCTCGACAAAGGGCATTGGCTGAGGCCAGGGAAAGACTTGAGAAGGCATGTGCTGAGGCCAGGGATTGGTCATACGCTGATAAGGTAGCTACCGAGGCTAGATTGAAAGCAGAACGGGCTGCTGTTGAACGAGCAACTGCAGAAGCTCAGGAGCGTGCCAAGGAGAAATTAAAAGTTGAGAGGGCTGCATTTGAGTCCAGAGAACGGTTACAAAGATCTGTATCAGACCAATATGCTGCTTCTTCGAGAAATTGTGGAACACAAGTCTGTTCACCCTCT TTTCAAAACTTCAGCTCATCTGCAGGTTCCAGACATCCATATTCTCTTTATGGTG CTTCCTCCTTTTCCGAGAGATCTGAAGTAGAAGGTGAATCAGCCCGGAGATGTAGATCTAGACTGGAGAGACACCGCCGAACAGCTGAGCGTGCA GCAAAAGCTTTGGCAGAAAAGAACATGCGTGACCATCTGGCTCAGAAGGAGCAAGCTGAAAGACAT AGACTAGCTGAGACTCTGGATGCTGAAGTAAAGAGGTGGTCAAGTGGAAAAGAAGGGAACTTGCGTGCATTACTTTCTACCTTGCAATAT ATCCTTGGACCTGACTCTGGGTGGCAGCCAATCCCATTGACGGAGGTCATTACTTCCGCAGCTGTAAAAAAAGCTTATAGGAAGGCTACCCTTTGTGTTCATCCTGACAAATTACAGCAACGTGGAGCAAGTGTTCAACACAAATACATATGTGAAAAGGTCTTTGATCTTTTGAAG GATGCTTGGAACAAATTCAACTCAGAAGAGCGGTAG
- the LOC112749469 gene encoding uncharacterized protein encodes MFRSFSTRRGPSKYEKLEKDGAANGISNEELKRSTSLPSSRGFNSSMTGSTTIGDINLQRNPTKKASSNQKSTHPHPLFGFFDLRRKKKTTARPEFIRYLEYMKEGGVWDSNSNKPVIYYK; translated from the coding sequence ATGTTTAGATCCTTTAGCACTCGGAGAGGCCCTTCaaagtatgagaaattagagaaaGATGGTGCTGCCAATGGAATTTCCAATGAGGAGTTGAAGAGGAGCACAAGTTTGCCTTCTAGCAGGGGATTCAACTCCTCCATGACTGGTTCAACAACCATTGGTGACATCAATCTTCAGAGAAACCCCACTAAGAAGGCCAGCAGTAATCAGAAGAGTACTCACCCTCATCCACTCTTCGGCTTCTTCGATCTTCGCCGGAAGAAGAAAACGACAGCTAGGCCTGAATTCATCAGGTATCTCGAGTATATGAAGGAAGGAGGTGTGTGGGATTCCAATTCCAATAAGCCTGTTATCTACTACAAATGA
- the LOC112749468 gene encoding uncharacterized protein isoform X1 has product METLAHSRQPNKPAVPLSGKINAGGFSGKTLYDDIYGGPPPKLVASGLSPRFEDYSEIFGSFHAPRASSIPVLDLPAVDEADAFFDPRSSAFSYTEVFGALDFAASFEDLFHQPNGFDGVSSDEAWTPEDTDSFSGESDHFANNQTMPNRDYFQSVDGDTEFNISYHNANGASTEHRSKGKSHMTQMHEIPGSTLVYDETIMFHKNDPSFGADKVKANHPRKTSRPRNFTSRERAFLSDVNLHNDSHSAEMFITVSDISLRSMPSQVPPPSRPPPILDAKNRDPYGFHPNSRQVASEETRRDTSPPLFDVEVDTNASAAATKEATQKGEARLQSAKEMKERKKGAHDSRVESSYDVKDSERKTRSNCFNDGTLQETCDRRTSKLRFSASDERQKGGKAAPETPDTMEGKRILNMFTEEHPNESRSSQESDRSNGDVTWKEETEFFELVGTDESRKRTQPTKPTKILVQDTRIHGNSHKGIVAAPGMQEGYKKVIATEEYYQEEEYEQKFNAAKEVDQTNKNILGPKASNEEYNQNKQVKKGKVTEIFEQEENEKGVRVAPQNGKTEKNATEADQSGSLKDVPKMRDKVQKQLHIKKLEVVDRQTSSEVQLGERLEENKKKLKEAEKQSQSVKTQKQPDKIKENGKRQREALVFGQAGDKEKLKDSVELEENEEQLKEEFEMEVNEIRLQEDFKQREKQAYERDLNKREHNEAFDGYGDRNTQAGDNEGTQNVLHQAPREEWNADMLNEALRKNEFESSSTQTFDGEGSSIVSNEEGNHTDRFENMGNDVSGMGEDNNSGSKDLDQMQGIEVKGNMKIAKATDETLEEEIGKNLLAAQSASIRLENIGKLKVSQEPVADKEIGKTRSECKGQETKLEDLRVENQAANKKVRVPEIILGDKQDLRPTSGKVDDGMMKADYGRNTAAKGGTMLEAVNVQGTAQSTEIKEKSLNETSATVPKDAERMRRERESEKDRLRKIEEEQDREREREREREKDRMAVDKAMLEVEREREREKDRMAVDRATFEARDRAYAEACERAERAAFERATAEARQRALAEARERLEKACAEARDWSYADKVATEARLKAERAAVERATAEAQERAKEKLKVERAAFESRERLQRSVSDQYAASSRNCGTQVCSPSDTQFQNFSSSAGSRHPYSLYGASSFSERSEVEGESARRCRSRLERHRRTAERAAKALAEKNMRDHLAQKEQAERHRLAETLDAEVKRWSSGKEGNLRALLSTLQYILGPDSGWQPIPLTEVITSAAVKKAYRKATLCVHPDKLQQRGASVQHKYICEKVFDLLKDAWNKFNSEER; this is encoded by the exons ATGGAAACGTTGGCGCATTCTCGGCAACCAAACAAGCCTGCCGTTCCTCTCTCCGGCAAGATCAACGCCGGAGGATTCTCCGGGAAGACCTTATACGACGACATCTACGGCGGTCCTCCTCCCAAGCTCGTCGCTTCGGGCCTATCCCCTCGCTTTGAAGACTACAGCGAGATTTTTGGAAGCTTCCACGCACCACGCGCCTCTTCCATCCCCGTGCTGGATCTTCCGGCGGTCGACGAGGCCGACGCCTTCTTTGATCCCCGGAGCTCTGCTTTCAGCTACACCGAAGTTTTCGGAGCCCTTGATTTTGCGGCTTCCTTCGAGGACTTGTTTCACCAACCAAATGGCTTCGACGGCGTTTCTTCTGACGAAGCATG GACTCCTGAAGACACTGACTCATTCTCTGGAGAGTCAGACCATTTCGCAAATAACCAAACCATGCCAAATAGAGATTATTTCCAGTCTGTTGATGGTGATACAGAGTTCAACATTTCGTATCATAACGCCAATGGTGCAAGCACTGAACATAGATCAAAGGGCAAAAGCCACATGACTCAGATGCATGAAATTCCTGGTTCCACTCTAGTATATGATGAAACCATAATGTTTCATAAGAATGATCCATCATTTGGTGCAGACAAGGTGAAGGCTAACCATCCCAGGAAAACGTCACGTCCACGTAATTTTACTTCTAGGGAACGGGCTTTTCTTAGTGATGTAAATCTTCACAATGATTCTCATTCCGCCGAGATGTTCATAACTGTATCCGATATCAGCCTCAGAAGTATGCCATCTCAGGTGCCACCACCCTCTCGTCCACCTCCTATACTAGATGCCAAAAATAGGGACCCTTATGGATTTCATCCAAATAGTAGGCAGGTTGCTTCTGAAGAGACACGGCGTGACACTTCACCACCTTTATTTGATGTGGAGGTTGATACAAATGCATCTGCTGCTGCTACAAAAGAAGCAACGCAAAAAGGTGAAGCAAGACTCCAGAGTGCCAAAGAaatgaaagagagaaagaagggggCTCATGATAGCCGTGTAGAATCAAGTTATGATGTAAAAGATAGTGAAAGGAAGACTAGATCAAATTGTTTCAATGATGGGACATTGCAGGAGACTTGTGATAGGAGAACTTCCAAATTGAGATTTTCTGCTTCAGATGAAAGACAGAAAGGAGGGAAGGCCGCCCCCGAAACTCCAGATACAATGGAAGGGAAAAGAATTTTAAACATGTTCACTGAAGAGCATCCAAATGAATCCCGGTCATCTCAGGAATCAGATAGAAGTAATGGAGATGTTACATGGAAAGAAGAAACGGAGTTTTTTGAATTGGTCGGAACAGATGAATCTCGAAAGAGAACTCAGCCAACAAAGCCTACTAAAATTTTGGTGCAAGATACCAGAATCCATGGCAATAGCCACAAGGGAATAGTGGCAGCACCTGGTATGCAAGAAGGGTATAAGAAAGTAATAGCAACTGAGGAATATTATCAAGAGGAGGAATACGAGCAGAAATTTAATGCTGCAAAAGAGGTGGATCAAACCAACAAGAACATTCTGGGACCTAAAGCATCTAATGAGGAGTACAACCAAAACAAACAGGTGAAGAAGGGAAAGGTCACCGAGATATTTGAGCAGGAAGAGAATGAGAAGGGTGTAAGAGTGGCACCCCAGAATGGAAAAACTGAGAAGAATGCAACTGAAGCGGACCAATCAGGAAGCTTAAAAGATGTGCCTAAGATGCGAGACAAAGTGCAAAAACAATTGCACATTAAGAAATTGGAAGTGGTTGATAGACAAACATCAAGTGAAGTCCAGTTGGGGGAGAGGCTCgaggaaaataagaagaaactgaAAGAGGCTGAAAAGCAAAGTCAGAGTGTGAAAACGCAGAAGCAGCCtgacaaaatcaaagaaaatggaaaaagacaaagagaagctTTAGTTTTTGGACAAGCAGGGGATAAGGAAAAACTGAAAGATTCTGTGGAGCTAGAAGAGAATGAAGAGCAACTTAAAGAAGAATTTGAAATGGAGGTTAATGAGATAAGACTGCAAGAGGATTTTAAGCAGAGGGAAAAGCAAGCATATGAAAGAGATCTAAACAAAAGGGAACATAATGAGGCTTTTGATGGGTATGGAGACAGGAATACACAAGCTGGTGACAATGAAGGAACCCAGAATGTTCtgcatcaagctccaagagaagAATGGAATGCTGACATGTTGAACGAGGCTCTAAGGAAAAATGAATTTGAAAGCTCATCAACCCAGACATTTGATGGGGAAGGAAGTTCAATTGTATCAAATGAGGAGGGTAATCACACAGATCGTTTTGAGAATATGGGCAACGATGTTAGTGGAATGGGAGAGGATAACAACTCTGGCAGCAAAGATTTGGATCAAATGCAGGGTATTGAAGTAAAGGGCAACATGAAGATTGCTAAAGCAACTGATGAGACATTAGAAGAAGAGATTGGCAAAAACCTTTTAGCTGCTCAGTCAGCTTCCATCCGATTAGAAAATATTGGAAAACTGAAGGTATCTCAAGAACCTGTTGCTGATAAAGAAATTGGAAAAACAAGATCTGAATGCAAAGGTCAAGAGACTAAACTGGAAGATCTAAGGGTGGAAAATCAAGCGGCAAATAAAAAAGTCAGAGTGCCTGAAATAATCCTAGGTGATAAACAGGATTTGCGGCCCACATCAGGAAAGGTGGATGATGGCATGATGAAGGCTGATTATGGAAGGAATACAGCAGCTAAAGGTGGCACAATGCTGGAAGCTGTAAATGTCCAGGGAACTGCTCAATCTAcagagataaaagaaaaaagtCTCAATGAAACTTCTGCCACTGTACCAAAGGATGCTGaaagaatgagaagagaaagagagtcaGAAAAAGACCGTCTTAGAAAGATAGAAGAGGAGCAGGAcagggaaagggaaagggaaagggaaagagaAAAAGACAGAATGGCTGTTGACAAAGCAATGCTAGAGGTTGAGAGGGAAAGGGAAAGAGAAAAAGATAGGATGGCTGTTGATAGAGCAACTTTCGAGGCTCGTGACAGGGCATATGCTGAAGCTTGTGAGAGAGCAGAAAGGGCTGCATTTGAGAGAGCAACTGCGGAAGCTCGACAAAGGGCATTGGCTGAGGCCAGGGAAAGACTTGAGAAGGCATGTGCTGAGGCCAGGGATTGGTCATACGCTGATAAGGTAGCTACCGAGGCTAGATTGAAAGCAGAACGGGCTGCTGTTGAACGAGCAACTGCAGAAGCTCAGGAGCGTGCCAAGGAGAAATTAAAAGTTGAGAGGGCTGCATTTGAGTCCAGAGAACGGTTACAAAGATCTGTATCAGACCAATATGCTGCTTCTTCGAGAAATTGTGGAACACAAGTCTGTTCACCCTCT GATACTCAGTTTCAAAACTTCAGCTCATCTGCAGGTTCCAGACATCCATATTCTCTTTATGGTG CTTCCTCCTTTTCCGAGAGATCTGAAGTAGAAGGTGAATCAGCCCGGAGATGTAGATCTAGACTGGAGAGACACCGCCGAACAGCTGAGCGTGCA GCAAAAGCTTTGGCAGAAAAGAACATGCGTGACCATCTGGCTCAGAAGGAGCAAGCTGAAAGACAT AGACTAGCTGAGACTCTGGATGCTGAAGTAAAGAGGTGGTCAAGTGGAAAAGAAGGGAACTTGCGTGCATTACTTTCTACCTTGCAATAT ATCCTTGGACCTGACTCTGGGTGGCAGCCAATCCCATTGACGGAGGTCATTACTTCCGCAGCTGTAAAAAAAGCTTATAGGAAGGCTACCCTTTGTGTTCATCCTGACAAATTACAGCAACGTGGAGCAAGTGTTCAACACAAATACATATGTGAAAAGGTCTTTGATCTTTTGAAG GATGCTTGGAACAAATTCAACTCAGAAGAGCGGTAG